Proteins encoded by one window of Cellvibrio sp. KY-GH-1:
- a CDS encoding efflux RND transporter permease subunit, whose translation MTIAEPFIKRPVASSLVALGIVLLGLLSWRMLPVAPLPQVDFPAVQIFAQLPGASPESMASTVATPLERALGSIPGVTAINSNSTQGSTFIWVEFTLDRDLDSAARDVQAALNAARGQLPAGMPGNPSYRKISPSQAPVMALALSSPNLSPSALYDAASTILAQKLAQIKGVGQVGIDGASLPAVRIQLNPNALSSYGIALDEVRNAISSANVQRPMGVLEQDDTRWQVYTSETLRTAADYQNLVVRYGDAGPVRLRDVATVSDSVENRYTDGFHNHSSAVTLTVSRQTGANIVETIDAINAQLPTLRALMPGDTQLKVVMDRSPGIRATLKEAEITLAVAVMLVVGVVFVFLRSAQSALIPTLAIPVAIIGAFSVMYLWGFSLNNLSLMALIVAAGLVVDDAIVVLENIKRHIEKGMPPFEAALQGAREVGFTLLAMNLTLVVIFVSILLMGGVVEKLFREFSITLAAAMLISLVISLSLTPALCGQLLKAESTKEEKPGIFDDLKKGYAVALDWALRHSRIVILILAAVIGINIYLYIAIPKTMLPEQDTGQMTGWIRGDDGFSFQLMQPKIQEFRRVLLNDPAIEDVFGASGGGNGVSNAWMRISLKPLSERGVSVVEVTDRIRRQLPSIPGAMLMIGPDQDIRLSSPFSRSQHEVMLLSDDMKLLHKWAAKLTTAMEGMKAVTEIDGVREEGTQQIQLTIDREAAQRLGIDMSTVASLLNNSFSQRQVSTMYEEMNQYRVVMELEPGYTATPEVLNQLQVITRDGKRVPLSTFSSFDYGLAEDRIRRSNQFVSESIGYGLAEGITAEQARAEIEAKVAELMMPKEVYLAPAGSSRPGWGPSVPGMAQNPAVLIACVLLAVYLILGILYESTIHPLTILSTLPSAGIGALLALWITDTPFSLIAMLGLFLLIGIVMKNAILMIDFALELERHQGLSSRDSIYQAALIRLRPILMTNLAGLLGAVPLILGFHEGSELRTPLGITIIGGLAVSQLLTLFTTPVVYLYMEKVRNWGLTQRVSPKSQVL comes from the coding sequence ATGACAATTGCAGAACCATTCATTAAGCGGCCCGTTGCCTCATCCCTGGTGGCGCTAGGGATTGTATTGCTCGGGCTTTTATCCTGGCGGATGTTGCCCGTGGCACCACTGCCGCAGGTGGATTTCCCGGCCGTGCAGATCTTCGCCCAACTCCCCGGTGCCAGCCCGGAGAGTATGGCGTCTACGGTAGCCACCCCGCTTGAGCGCGCGCTCGGCAGTATTCCCGGGGTGACCGCGATTAACTCCAACTCCACCCAGGGCAGCACCTTTATCTGGGTGGAGTTCACCCTGGACCGCGACCTGGATTCCGCCGCCCGCGATGTACAAGCAGCGCTGAATGCCGCACGCGGCCAACTTCCCGCCGGTATGCCAGGCAACCCGAGTTACCGCAAAATCAGCCCCTCACAAGCGCCGGTGATGGCACTGGCACTCAGCTCACCCAACCTGTCGCCGAGTGCGCTTTATGACGCTGCCTCCACCATACTCGCGCAAAAATTGGCGCAGATTAAAGGTGTGGGGCAAGTGGGTATCGATGGCGCCTCACTACCGGCAGTGCGTATCCAGCTCAACCCCAATGCCCTGTCCAGCTACGGCATCGCATTAGATGAAGTGCGCAACGCCATTAGCAGTGCCAATGTGCAGCGCCCTATGGGTGTACTCGAACAAGACGATACGCGCTGGCAGGTGTATACCAGCGAAACCCTGCGCACAGCGGCGGATTACCAAAACCTGGTGGTGCGCTATGGCGATGCCGGCCCGGTGCGTTTGCGCGACGTCGCTACCGTGAGCGACTCGGTAGAAAACCGCTATACCGATGGCTTCCACAACCACAGCTCCGCCGTGACGCTGACGGTTAGTCGTCAGACGGGGGCCAATATTGTCGAAACCATCGACGCCATCAACGCACAGTTGCCAACGCTTCGCGCATTAATGCCCGGCGATACCCAGTTGAAAGTAGTGATGGATAGATCCCCCGGTATCCGCGCCACCTTAAAGGAAGCGGAAATCACCCTTGCCGTTGCCGTTATGCTGGTAGTCGGCGTGGTGTTTGTATTCCTACGCAGTGCCCAAAGCGCTCTGATCCCGACCCTGGCGATTCCCGTGGCGATCATCGGCGCCTTCTCGGTCATGTACCTTTGGGGCTTCTCACTCAACAACTTGTCGCTGATGGCACTGATAGTCGCGGCCGGGTTGGTGGTGGATGATGCGATAGTGGTACTGGAAAATATCAAACGCCATATCGAAAAAGGTATGCCGCCCTTTGAAGCCGCGCTGCAGGGTGCACGAGAAGTGGGCTTTACGCTGTTGGCGATGAACCTGACGCTGGTGGTGATTTTCGTTTCCATATTGTTGATGGGTGGAGTGGTGGAAAAGCTGTTCCGTGAATTCTCCATCACTCTCGCTGCTGCCATGCTCATTTCGCTAGTGATTTCCCTGAGCCTCACGCCTGCGCTCTGCGGCCAATTGCTTAAAGCCGAATCCACCAAAGAAGAAAAGCCGGGCATTTTTGATGATTTGAAAAAAGGCTATGCCGTCGCACTTGACTGGGCGTTGCGCCACAGCCGTATCGTTATACTGATTCTGGCTGCGGTTATCGGCATCAATATTTACCTCTATATCGCCATCCCCAAAACCATGTTACCCGAGCAGGATACCGGCCAAATGACCGGTTGGATTCGCGGCGATGACGGCTTTTCGTTCCAGTTAATGCAGCCGAAAATCCAGGAGTTCCGCCGGGTACTCCTCAACGACCCGGCTATTGAAGATGTGTTTGGAGCCAGCGGCGGCGGCAATGGTGTCAGCAATGCGTGGATGCGTATCAGCCTGAAACCGCTGTCTGAGCGCGGGGTTTCAGTGGTAGAAGTGACCGACCGCATTCGCCGCCAACTGCCCAGCATTCCCGGCGCCATGCTAATGATCGGCCCGGACCAGGATATTCGCCTCAGCTCGCCCTTCAGTCGCAGTCAGCACGAAGTCATGTTGCTTTCCGACGACATGAAATTACTGCACAAATGGGCCGCCAAGCTGACTACCGCGATGGAGGGCATGAAAGCAGTCACCGAGATTGATGGCGTGCGCGAAGAAGGTACTCAGCAGATCCAGCTCACTATTGATCGTGAAGCCGCCCAGCGTTTGGGGATCGACATGAGCACTGTCGCCAGCCTGCTCAACAATTCTTTCTCACAGCGACAAGTTTCCACTATGTACGAGGAGATGAACCAATACCGCGTGGTGATGGAGCTGGAGCCGGGCTATACCGCAACACCGGAGGTTCTCAATCAACTGCAAGTGATTACACGCGACGGCAAGCGCGTGCCACTATCCACCTTCTCCAGTTTTGATTATGGTTTGGCGGAAGATCGTATTCGCCGCAGCAATCAGTTTGTTTCAGAAAGTATTGGCTACGGCCTCGCCGAAGGCATCACTGCCGAACAGGCGCGTGCAGAAATCGAAGCCAAGGTCGCCGAGTTGATGATGCCGAAAGAAGTCTACCTCGCCCCTGCCGGTAGCTCGCGGCCGGGTTGGGGGCCAAGCGTCCCCGGCATGGCACAGAATCCGGCAGTGCTGATTGCCTGCGTGTTGCTCGCGGTGTATTTAATTTTGGGGATTTTGTACGAGAGCACCATCCACCCACTCACTATTCTTTCCACACTCCCTTCTGCAGGTATTGGCGCGCTGCTCGCGCTTTGGATTACCGATACACCCTTCAGTTTGATCGCTATGCTCGGTTTATTTTTATTGATCGGTATAGTGATGAAAAATGCAATTTTGATGATCGACTTTGCGCTGGAGCTGGAACGCCACCAAGGCTTGTCATCGCGCGACTCCATTTACCAAGCTGCACTGATTCGCTTGCGCCCGATTTTAATGACCAACCTCGCGGGTCTGCTTGGTGCCGTGCCATTAATCCTCGGCTTTCATGAAGGCTCTGAATTGCGTACACCGCTAGGCATTACGATTATCGGTGGCTTGGCGGTAAGTCAATTGCTCACATTGTTCACGACACCGGTGGTGTATTTGTATATGGAGAAAGTGCGCAATTGGGGGTTAACGCAACGCGTATCACCAAAGAGTCAAGTACTATAA